In Colletotrichum destructivum chromosome 1, complete sequence, the sequence ggggTATAAACACGGTGCCTACGAAGAACGAGACAGCCAAGCGAACCAAGAGAAGTACGTCAACAACACCACAGCCATGCATGCCACAGTTCTCAATCGCTATGCAACGTAAGTTGAACCTTAATATGACCACTATTCATTCGCTTACTTGCTCTCAGCTGGCATTGGCATAGGGCTGTTGGGACTGCAGAGAAGTTGAATGCGGCACCTCCTGATTTTACTACTACTCGAGCCTTCGTCTTGCGAAAGAACGCGCCTGCTCCCAGTATGACCGAAGTCAAGGACTTTTTCCGCTTTTATATCGCTTCAAGTTGCGGGAGGATCACAGAAAACGGTAGACCAACAGCTGAATCTATGGTCAGCCGGGCAGAGGCGTTCTATCGTGCATTTAAGCACGAGACTGGTACGGAGACTGATCCACAACAGCACACTGAAATTTATCGGGTATGTCCTTTCCTATTAATGTTTCTTGCTTTTTACTGACGTTTAAGCAGTGGATGAGACGAGTCCTTACGGCAGAAGGCGTCTTGGAGGAtaaaaagaaggagaaacaTAACCTCAATCGCATCGCGCTCGACCGCCTTCTCCACGCCATTTGGAGTGACCTCATGGTCCCCCACGAGCGAGTCAGAGTACAACTGCACCTCCTTTTCATGCTGTACGTGACGACAGGAGCAAGAATCGGCGCACTATTCGCCGGCAACGTTACGTACAAGGTACTTATCATTCGGTTGACATCATCTGGCCGGTACTGACAGAACAAGGATATCGAAATCGTTCAAACACGACGGGAGGGCAGCGGCTACCGCTTTTTCTGGAGGTTTGACCAAAGATTTGTAAAGAACAATCGCAACACTGAGAATGATACGTAAGTTAGGCGGCTTCTCtgtttgtttttgttgtACTCATTCAATGAACAGGTTTGGGAGCTCAGCCCGAGACCACGATGTCCTGCTGTACTGCGCGACCGCCCTGCTGCTGTCTTTGGCCTTTGCAGACGACGCCATGTTTGGCTTTGACAGTCTGGAAAGTCTCTACGAATTAGAGATTCCAGAGGGCGACAATGAGATTATTCTTCGCTGGAACGAGGATGTTCTCGATCTTCCAATTGTGCGGGGCATTGCCCGAGACGGAACTGTCACAAGTAAACAGCTCACCGAGAGCTCGTTTCGCCAGTCTTTCAATAAGGCACTGAAATTAGCGGGCTACGTAGGGGTTTCCCCATCGATTCATCAAATCCGACGCTATCTTGGGAAGCAAGTCGACGGTAGAACAGCCCATTATTTCTTGCAGTAATGTGTAGTTAACCTATTCCTAGAACGATATACTGAGGTCGAGAGATCCCAGCATCTTACGCAGTCAGACCGAAACATCTTTGGAGCGAGCTATGTTGCAAATTGCTCTTCCGTGGACGGCCTAGGCGCTTTCTTAGGCGAGAAATCGGACCATACGGCTGTCAACTTTTTCCAAGGACTCGAAAAGTTCCGCGAACAAGGTGCCCCAATAGTGCTCCCCGCTGCTATAGAGAGAGCCTTGTGGCAGAAGGAAGAAGTTGTGGAACTGCAACAGCGCATCGACCTGTCAGAGGATTCTATAATCAGATCCAAACTTGTCGGCGCACTCCGCAATCTGCGACGTAAGTTGAAAGCCAAAGCTCTCGAATCATACCGTCAGCAGTGGGTACGGGAGCGACGGGACTGGAAGGTATTGACGAGGGGCAAAATCGCTCCCGAACTATCGACCGCCGAAGGCAATCAGCTTGTCAACTTTGTGCCTGAACTGGAGAGGGTCGAGAAACTGATGTTGTCGATGAGTCCCTTGAGCCCGGAAAGCATGCGGCAAGCTATGCAGGATCTCTACGTTCTCGCATCGAAGGGCTTTACCATTCTCTATTATCCTGGAGAGGAGCCCGTCGCAGGAGAGTGCCGCTTTTGCGGCATTGACATGTCTAGCATGTATGTTTCAACTTCCCCTATTATCGCACAAGGCTAACATCGTGATACAGCCACGAGAGATCTCGAAGCTCCCACGCTCATCGATGCTGCCGGGTACACTTAGCCAACGAACGACAAGTGTTACAGACTGATCTCCATTTCTGTTACATGTGCGCCGAGTGGTTCGTGAAAGGGGAGCAATGGAGCGACCACTGCAAGTCACATCTTGATCCTCTGCCAAAAATCTGCGGGTCTATCGAGCTACGACGGACACTTGTTCATCCCGCACACTGTCCGTGGTGTCTCGCTGGCCAAAACAATGATCCAGCGAAGCGGATGCGGCACTGGAAGCGAGACGCTGACGTTATCCGGCATatcaaggccgacgagctACGAAACACCTATCCAGCATCATGTCCACTCTGCTCCGAAATCCTTCTTGATGAAGACGCAGTCGACTGTCACTTACACGATGCCCATCTCCTGAAGATCCCCTCCAAAacgagaaagaggaagagagctGATGAGGGCAATCTTGCTCCGGACCTTGGTCATTTgcatcctcgacaagggcCTCTGGAATCTGGAACAAGTTTGTTTGTCCACGAATACGAAGTTCGTGGAGAAAAGAACAAGGCATCGCCATGTTATACGCTTTCAGATGAACAGAGCGATATCTGGGGTCATACAGGCGATGCGGATATTGGTTTACTTCCGTCTGACCCAGCAGTAAATCCGACCTTGGACGAGTTCATGGGCTCCTGTATTGAGTTCCCTCTGTCGCCTCAGCCACCATCTAACTTCAGTTCTGAGTACACGGTCGATGAGGACGGTCCAGTTTTTGGAACAGCAGCCCCAGTCCATTCATTTGGGCTTTCcgatggcggcctggacgTAGACGCGCAGTCCATAGATGCCCGGCCACGAAAGATCAGAATCGTCCTTCGCTCAAAGGAAGCAGCTAACGGCAACAATGCTGATGAAACAACAGGCTACGGAGAAATGTTTCCGGACGATTTCAACAATGAAGAGAGTCTCTCCGATATGACTCTGTGCGATGACCCTGTGACTGGTTCGGAGTTCTCATCCGAAGCCTTTGGGTTAGTTTCAGGCTCAGACTCCAAGTTTCTATCCAGCAGAACACCGATTGATCTGACTGGTATGCCGACGAGATCGCCCCGAACTCACCATCATCAGAATTCTTTGCATTACGGCATAGATAGGGTCACAGAGCCCTGTCCGAAGGAGGACGACACGTTCACTGTTGATTGTATATTGGGTAGATGGGGGAGCACTCTGTTCTTCCTGAAGTGGGATGACGGAAGTCACAGTTGGGAACCGCGGGAGAATGTCCTTGATGACCAGCTTGTTGAAAATTTTGAAGACAAGTATAAAGGGTTCAGGGAAGGGGTGGATGTCTTGAAGACTCGGACACGGAACGGCAAGATGGAGTACATGCTGCACTGGACAGGCAGACCGGACCGGGAGGATTCATGGGTTGCGGAGAAGTACATGAGTCCAGAACTGGTATCTAGACACAGACCACCAGTGAAACAGAAGAGAAAGACTAAGAGGACTAGATAAATGGTGTGGGTGGTCTCTTTTTTCCACTAGCTGTAGTGGACAAACTTCATCCCAAGGCATTAGTACTGGCAAAGAAAGTCAGAACGACAGGCATTGAAACTTCGCTATACATAATCATGCATATTTTGGGTTCAGTGGATATCCCTAGCCAAGATGGCGAGCCAAAATATGCGACCGCATACCTCGTTTGGTTCCGAGACAGCAACGGAAATTCTGCAACGAGAGGGATAGGCAGACGAAAGTGGGGACGGGCAGTGGTGGATCAGTACCGAGTGTTCGTACTTCGTACAGAGTCCTCCATCCGTCCAACCATCCAACCTTCCATCCATGCATGCATCCATGCATCCATCCATGCATCCATCCATGACAACCCGCCTGGTGCTGGAAGCCCAGTTACATAGCCCGCCTTCTCGATCAGCCACATGTCAGCCATAGTGACACTTAAGCCACTCTTGGGCGACTGGACCCACTTTATTGAACCAGTCGAGCGCGAAGCAGGGGACCCAGAAGATACGAGGAACGAGAGGTAGGTCCACAAATTGACATAGCCCGCGCCGTATCTGACAGGTCGTCGCCCCGGGCGAACTCGGCGCCCGACCGCTGGCCCTTGTTGACCGCACCCTCACAAGGTTGCCATCACGAACCCAGCGGATACTCTGAGCGCGGTGCTTCCCTGGTTCCCGCGATCTACCGCCGCGTGATGGGTGAACTAGCTGTTGTACGCTAATCAATAACCTTGAGTATCGCATATTTGTCCCGAGTCGCCGATCATTCGACCGAACGAGCCGCCAGCGACTCCATATCACCTTCCGCAGGCTAGAATAGAGCAGAAGTTCCATCTAGCCTCCTAAAGAAGGGTTAGGTTGTAACTGGCCATGAGTAGCCTTATGTTGGTATACTTTTCTTAGTGGTGAGGAAAACCTTGATCCAAAAATCAGTGGGAAGCCCTAGTTGGCCACAGGGACCCTAAGGTCCACCACTATGTACAAAGATATGGTGTCATGAACAATAGACGGGATTCCAGAAAGGGGCAAAGATTTCTCCATAGATATCCTATAAGAGTGAGGACAAAAAGAACATTTAACGCAGTTCGACTGCTCTTACAAGCCCAGCTAACATTCTAGAATATGGTGGAATCATCATATGCGTGGCGAGGGCATCGCCAAAGCCATATTACAACTGTAGCCTGTAATAATCGCTTCTTTTGACTAAGAGCAAAAGGACAAGTTGGAAGATTCTAGAACATGCTGTAACTGTGCTAGCTCATTATAAGAAACAACTCTCTCCCCTACCCTTCCTGTGTCACGCGTTAGGAATTAGATATACAGATAACACTAAGAGTAGCATTAATGACTTAGTAGTTACTGGAAGGACAGACAGCCGTGTGATTACAGTTAATAACTCTCTAACGCAAAGTTCAAAAGCAACACACGGCCCGACTGACATCCAATAGCTATTCTGGATCCTTCTACCGCGTGACAAGCCGCTCGGTATTCTGGAGGTAACCAAAGTATGTTGTGAGAGCGATTTTTAATCCACGCGCCGTGCTGTGAGAGCACATGATGCCGATCATAAGGCCCTTGACTTGGTTGCCGGATTCTTGCCTCGAACACGTTTCTCAAGCTGCTatggccctccagcgtctgctggcactggcccgtggccgcgtcccagagcttgacggtcttgtcgacggaggccgaggccagctggcgcccatccggcgagaagaCCACCGACTCGACCCAGCTGCtgtggccctccagcgtccgctggcactggcccgtggccgcgtcccagagcttgacggtgtcgtcgccggaggccgaggctagctggcgcccatccggcgaAAAGGCCACCGAGCTGACCGAGCTGCCGTAGCCCTCCCGCGTCcgctggcactggcccgtggccgcgtcccagagcttgacggtgtcgtcgccggaggccgaggccagctggcgcccatccggcgaAAAGGCCACCGAGCTGACCGAGCTGCCgtggccctccagcgtccgctggcactggcccgtggccgcgtcccagagcttgacggtcttgtcgacggaggccgaggccagctggcgcccatccggcgagaagaCCACCGACTCGACCCAGCTGCtgtggccctccagcgtccgctggcactggcccgtggccgcgtcccagagcttgacggtgtcgtcgccggaggccgaggccagctggcgcccatccggcgaAAAGGCCACCGAGCTGACCGAGCTGCCgtggccctccagcgtccgctggcactggcccgtggccgcgtcccagagcttgacggtgtcgtcgccggaggccgaggccagctggcgcccatccggcgaAAAGGCCACCGAGCTGACCGAGCTGCGGTAGCCCTCCAGCGTCcgctggcactggcccgtggccgcgtcccagagcttgacggtcttgtcgacggaggccgaggccagctggcgcccatccggcgagaagaCCACCGACTCGACCCAGCTGCtgtggccctccagcgtccgctggcactggcccgtggccgcgtcccagagcttgacggtcttgtcgccggaggccgaggccagctggcgcccatccggcgaAAAGGCCACCGAGCTGACCGAGCTGCCgtggccctccagcgtctgctggcactggcccgtggccgcgtcccagagcttgacggttTTGTCccaagaggccgaggccagctggcgcccatccggcgaAAAGGCCACCGAGCTGACCCAGCTGCCgtggccctccagcgtctgctCACATGCATTCCATTCATCTTCCACTGCTGGCTTCATGGATAGCCACCTTGGTTCCTCTTCGTAGAAGAGTTCTCTGACTACACTCTTTCTTGGGCTGAATACAAGGGCTGAGCTGTAGACTTGAAGGGGACTGTCTTGAATACCGACGATGTGGGATCTTAGGAAGCGTAATGCATCCCGGGTAACTTTCATTAGTTGAAAGAACTCTTGATTAAACTTTGAATAGTTAGCGCGGGCTTATAATAgatcaaggtcgtcgtcgttaCGACATACTTGAAGTAGAGCCGAAAGCTTTGATAAGATAAGGATCCCGTTTGGCAGGCTTCTCAATAGACTCAAAGCCTCTAGCCAGTGAAGCAAATGGCTTCTCAGGAATCGATCAACAACCCCACCGTCAGTGAAGTCCTGAGGGTTCTTAGTCCCGTCGACAAGGTGGTTGACCCAATTGAGGCAGGAGTACCGAATTGATGCGAGGGGATCTGGGTTTGGGCCACCTAATGGGGGTTGTGACCCGGGATAATCCAAGTTGTAGACGTTCCGTCGTAAGGTACATTGCATCTCCTCTATTGACTGCAACGCCATCTTGTGATGAATGGCAGCGAGAGAGGCTTCCAGAATCGAATTAGGCGAGGATGTAAAGTAGTCTTTGACCGACTGATGGAGAAGATATACGCATCCATGTTGGTCAATTGTGAGAAAAGCGGCGCACCTGTCAACTAGCCACCTAACATCACCTTCGCGAGATGCGTTTTGATGTGCTTTTGATAGAACTCTGAGCTCTTGCAAGGTAAGTGGTCGGTAAGCAACGGTTGCCATCGAGAGTAACTGGATACAACGCTGAATGTGCTCCCGTGATTGATTGCGAACCTTTGCCATCATCGTGTCGTAAAAAGGCATCAAACCCGACGGTATTTCCTTCAGGATGCCTAGCATCCTTGATGGCTCAACTGCTTGGAGTTCTCGAGTAACCATATCGACCCAGAGGAAGTTTCCCTCGGCTCTGGATAGAATTTCGCGGCGGACATCTTTATGTGTTGACGTATCGCTTCTTAATAATGGGAGCTTTGAGATTCTGTGGTTGATAAATGTGTTGAGTGCTTGAGTGACATGTTTCTCGTTCAACTCAAGGCTAACTCGTGTCCGGGAGTCGTCAAGCCACATGGCCGGTTCAATGTCTAGTCGGTTTCGGCTCGACACAATCCATTTCGCAGGGTAATGAGACACACTCTTCATGATGAAGTCGAGGAGTTGTTGCTGATCTCGCCTACACTCGTCCAAAGCATCGACCACCAGGTAGCATCTCTTTGCCAACGGGTCGCAGAGCATGCTGGCAAGGATCCTCGAGAGTTTGTAAAAtgcatcgtcgccctcgaaaAGCTGTTTTCCTATATGTTCGTACGCTTTCTCAATGTGCTGGATTAGGGGAGGCTGCTGGTCAATCAAACGGTACATCAGCCCTCGTAGGACAGCTGTAGCGTTATTGAGATTCAAACTGGTCTCTTggcagaaaaaaaaggacaGTAGTTGTGGACGGATAGGGCGCCAGAGGTTCTTGAACTTTGGCTTCGACTGCCCCTGCGACTTGGATAGGTCATCGATAATGCCACATAGCAGCATcgtcttgcccttgccggcaTCCCCCTTGATCCAGAGCAGCCGGCTTTGCTTGTCatctcgccatcgtcggaAGTCCTCGTGGTCCAGGATCCATTGGTATGCTCCCTTGAGGAGGCCGCCTTTAGTATCTTCGATTCGTGTTTTTTCATCGCGAGGGTCGGTCAATCGCAGATCGGCGAGGCATCGGTTGCGCTGAGGTTCGTTGTAGTTGTGGATAACGGTGTCGCCGGTATAGTTGCCCACGTGAACTCGGGCGTAGCCAGAGGCTGTCACGCTCCCGACGGTGTTTGTTACTTCTGTTCCATAGCTTTCGCTCATGGTTGATGATGATTTTGTTCCTTGCTTGCACGTAAAGAAAGGAGCACTGTTAACTGATGACCGAGTCTGATCGGGTTGTTAGAAGAGGGGCACGTATGATTAGCGCGCTTGCATATGCACACTCGTCTCAAAGGGGCAGTGACTGCGAATTGGTAAGCATCGTATTGTAGCCAATCGCTGAGGTTTTGCTGCAAAAGGCCGATCACGAGGTCAATAATGTTCTGTAATTggaaggcgaaggagaggCACACAGCCTCCAGGTTGCTTCTTCTCTGAGCCAACAAGTACCCACAGGTCACAGATACCCAGATTCTCAATCTAGCAGTTCGGTAAAGCAATGGTACAGCGGCTAGTTATCGCATGGGACGGCGGGACTTTGCCTACACACGTCTCCATCACATACCTATCACAGGAGGGCAGGCAAACTTGAGATGGCATCATTCAAAATAGACGAGGACAGCCATCTCACTGACGTCGAAATGCCACCTGGCTAGTGCAACGTGAAAAGATGCATCAGTCGAAAATACCCCGCCCGCCGTACTGATTCCCAATGCGGACTGCGTACGTGCCTTTTGCCGCCAGAGTCAGCCCTACTCTCGGTGTGGTCCGCAGTGCCTGTGCTTTTCACGCAGTTTCGCTCTATTCGTTCCCCAAATGGATCTTTGCTTGCTCCTCTGCACTCATGGCCGCTGCATAGTTCCGCCCTGTGATAACACTTTTCCGTTCAAGTGCGTCCAAGAAAAGACCATCGGCTACCTGGGCTGCGTCTCGTAGAATCGACACGCTCTTCCTCGATAGCCAAATCGACTAGCCTGTGGCAGGCCCCTGCTCTGCAGGGAGCAGCTTATCCAAAGTATCCACAAGGGGTGGAGGTGGCAGGACTATTGATGCTGTGTCACCAGCCTTCGTGACAAGCCTCAGTGTTGACGCCCAGGCAGATTCTGGTGGCTTCATGGATTCTCAGCTCGCACAAGGCAGAATCGATTAACGATCAGTACTCTCCGCGTATTTGGTCT encodes:
- a CDS encoding Putative NACHT nucleoside triphosphatase, WD40/YVTN repeat-like-containing domain superfamily → MSESYGTEVTNTVGSVTASGYARVHVGNYTGDTVIHNYNEPQRNRCLADLRLTDPRDEKTRIEDTKGGLLKGAYQWILDHEDFRRWRDDKQSRLLWIKGDAGKGKTMLLCGIIDDLSKSQGQSKPKFKNLWRPIRPQLLSFFFCQETSLNLNNATAVLRGLMYRLIDQQPPLIQHIEKAYEHIGKQLFEGDDAFYKLSRILASMLCDPLAKRCYLVVDALDECRRDQQQLLDFIMKSVSHYPAKWIVSSRNRLDIEPAMWLDDSRTRVSLELNEKHVTQALNTFINHRISKLPLLRSDTSTHKDVRREILSRAEGNFLWVDMVTRELQAVEPSRMLGILKEIPSGLMPFYDTMMAKVRNQSREHIQRCIQLLSMATVAYRPLTLQELRVLSKAHQNASREGDVRWLVDRCAAFLTIDQHGCVYLLHQSVKDYFTSSPNSILEASLAAIHHKMALQSIEEMQCTLRRNVYNLDYPGSQPPLGGPNPDPLASIRYSCLNWVNHLVDGTKNPQDFTDGGVVDRFLRSHLLHWLEALSLLRSLPNGILILSKLSALLQFNQEFFQLMKVTRDALRFLRSHIVGIQDSPLQVYSSALVFSPRKSVVRELFYEEEPRWLSMKPAVEDEWNACEQTLEGHGSWVSSVAFSPDGRQLASASWDKTVKLWDAATGQCQQTLEGHGSSVSSVAFSPDGRQLASASGDKTVKLWDAATGQCQRTLEGHSSWVESVVFSPDGRQLASASVDKTVKLWDAATGQCQRTLEGYRSSVSSVAFSPDGRQLASASGDDTVKLWDAATGQCQRTLEGHGSSVSSVAFSPDGRQLASASGDDTVKLWDAATGQCQRTLEGHSSWVESVVFSPDGRQLASASVDKTVKLWDAATGQCQRTLEGHGSSVSSVAFSPDGRQLASASGDDTVKLWDAATGQCQRTREGYGSSVSSVAFSPDGRQLASASGDDTVKLWDAATGQCQRTLEGHSSWVESVVFSPDGRQLASASVDKTVKLWDAATGQCQQTLEGHSSLRNVFEARIRQPSQGPYDRHHVLSQHGAWIKNRSHNILWLPPEYRAACHAVEGSRIAIGCQSGRVLLLNFALESY